One genomic segment of Ricinus communis isolate WT05 ecotype wild-type chromosome 5, ASM1957865v1, whole genome shotgun sequence includes these proteins:
- the LOC8288017 gene encoding NAD(P)H-quinone oxidoreductase subunit S, chloroplastic, with protein sequence MASSITLQGTLLRSHFLGQNNSLLNRPNRPYSSIPKESRFKLKPCAKFDLFEFLGGRGLCNGEQGIQQELKRDAAEASSSSVAAQEENSGAAAQASENENVPENAFEKELMGLTGGFPGGEKGLKKFIEENPPPKKQSAIDSVRILEIATSKKPKAPELPLLMPGMIAIVSNSNSPYYMYCGIVQRITDGKAAVLFEGGNWDRLITFRLEELQRREKGPPGKNPKSVIIEGLTGQESQ encoded by the coding sequence ATGGCTTCTTCTATTACTCTCCAAGGCACTTTACTTAGATCTCACTTTCTTGGCCAAAATAACAGCCTCCTCAATCGCCCTAACAGGCCATATTCCTCGATTCCTAAGGAGTCAAGGTTTAAGCTAAAACCATGTGCCAAATTCGACTTATTTGAGTTCCTGGGAGGAAGAGGACTCTGCAATGGAGAACAAGGAATTCAACAAGAGCTAAAGAGAGATGCTGCTGaagcatcatcatcttcaGTAGCTGCTCAAGAAGAAAATTCAGGGGCTGCCGCACAAGCatcagaaaatgaaaatgtacCTGAAAATGCTTTTGAAAAGGAGCTGATGGGGTTAACAGGAGGATTTCCTGGTGGAGAAAAGGGATTGAAAAAGTTCATAGAGGAAAACCCACCCCCTAAAAAACAGTCAGCTATTGATTCAGTCAGAATACTGGAGATTGCTACCTCAAAGAAGCCAAAAGCACCTGAATTACCATTGCTTATGCCTGGTATGATTGCCATTGTAAGTAATTCAAACAGCCCATACTATATGTACTGTGGCATTGTTCAGAGAATCACTGACGGAAAGGCAGCAGTTCTGTTTGAAGGAGGAAACTGGGATCGTTTGATAACTTTCCGACTAGAAGAGCTTCAACGTAGGGAGAAGGGCCCTCCAGGTAAGAATCCCAAGTCAGTTATAATCGAAGGCTTGACTGGACAGGAATCACAATGA
- the LOC8288018 gene encoding uncharacterized protein LOC8288018, whose translation MDDGLGKIKIVPDHFQVSTSSEDTPQRNTLSNLQPRIENLPRSRSRFWAGRKLKSAALMLNLFSLRGFPWGSANGQEKVELTVAELESLRSELADIEEREAHLKAQLEHVDEILRSARFSGYLYIRSRWTALPGEPPPIDDTDVDDWLPRFVVLHGPCIFFYLLSTDLSPQDSTLLSDIVEVGSLPSFTREDDEPWYSFYILTRHGLRYECSSISKIQVGSWLTALQANFKPDSDTKIIRSASRAARSLLSASKTSSCFYSEGRAVAAAVSLSGKASFLASAFRKTGSSTVSAQWISGALAIPAAVYMLQEQEAHAAEMERTFIAIKPDGVQRGLIAEIVARFERKGFKLVGIKVVVPSKEFAQKHYHDLKERPFFSGLCDFLSSGPVIAMVWEGEGVIKYGRKLIGATDPQKSEPGTIRGDLAVVVGRNIIHGSDGPETAKDEINLWFKPEELVSYASNAEKWIYGVN comes from the exons ATGGATGATGGTCTTGGGAAGATAAAGATTGTCCCAGATCACTTTCAAGTTTCAACTTCTAGTGAAGACACTCCTCAAAGGAATACTTTATCTAATCTGCAGCCTAGAATCGAAAATTTACCCAG GTCCAGAAGCCGTTTCTGGGCTGGAAGAAAGCTAAAGAGTGCTGCACTCATGTTGAATTTGTTTAGCTTACGGGGATTCCCATGGGGTTCTGCGAATGGTCAGGAAAAG GTTGAGTTGACTGTGGCAGAGCTGGAATCCCTTCGATCAGAACTTGCTGATATAGAAGAGAGGGAAGCTCACTTGAAAGCACA GTTGGAACATGTTGATGAAATTCTGCGCTCTGCTCGCTTCTCTGGCTACTTGTATATTCGCAGT AGGTGGACAGCTTTACCTGGAGAACCTCCCCCAATTGATGATACTGATGTTGATGATTGGCTTCCTCGCTTTGTTGTCCTTCATGGGCCTTGcatcttcttttatttgttgtcCACGG ATTTGAGTCCTCAGGATTCCACTCTGCTGTCTGATATTGTTGAAGTGGGTTCTTTGCCAAGCTTTACACGAGAAGATGATGAGCCATGGTATTCCTTTTATATCTTAACTCGCCATGGGCTGCGGTATGAGTGCTCAAGTATTTCTAAAATACAG GTGGGTTCATGGTTAACAGCATTACAAGCCAACTTCAAGCCTGATTCTGATACAAAA ATTATCAGATCTGCTTCTAGAGCTGCCAGGTCCCTTCTTTCTGCTTCCAAGACCTCGTCTTGTTTCTACTCTG AAGGACGAGCTGTAGCTGCAGCAGTTTCATTAAGTGGAAAGGCTTCTTTCTTAGCTTCAGCTTTTCGGAAGACTGGTTCTTCAACTGTTTCTGCACAATGGATTTCAGGAGCCCTTGCAATTCCTGCTGCAG TTTACATGCTCCAGGAGCAGGAAGCACATGCTGCAGAG ATGGAGCGCACTTTCATTGCAATCAAGCCTGATGGAGTGCAGAGAGGACTG ATTGCAGAAATCGTTGCTCGTTTTGAGCGTAAAGGGTTCAAGCTTGTAGGAATTAAAGTTGTGGTTCCTTCAAAGGAATTTGCTCAGAAGCATTATCATGATCTGAAGGAAAGACCCTTCTTTAGCGGTCTCTGTGACTTCCTTAGCTCGGGTCCTGTTATTGCCATG GTCTGGGAGGGAGAAGGAGTGATTAAATATGGGCGGAAACTCATTGGAGCAACAGATCCCCAGAAATCAGAACCTGGAACTATCAGAGGTGATCTAGCCGTTGTTGTGGGAAG GAATATCATCCATGGAAGTGATGGCCCAGAAACTGCCAAGGATGAGATTAACCTGTGGTTCAAACCAGAGGAATTGGTCAGCTATGCAAGCAATGCTGAGAAATGGATCTATGGAGTCAACTGA
- the LOC8288020 gene encoding uncharacterized protein LOC8288020 — translation MATKPLTREEIANTEKKLDMPLDDIIKMSKNTTKPKKLQRAPNKSQKLFSNVAQEKALKVQRYMDSRPFVRQGALAKKRSNFQGNQFPLTTEVARKAAFAPFRSRPFDRNVVANSEKARNRALMVQRRAANGGFAAKSTQQQQQQHREQQQQQQGDGGGKPRPRTLDLRFANMKEERMRVLSRRNNAVQHNGNGGRPRVPWARGRFGY, via the exons ATGGCGACTAAACCACTTACACGTGAGGAAATTGCTAATACAGAAAAGAAGTTGGACATGCCATTAG aCGACATCatcaaaatgtcaaaaaataCAACAAAACCCAAGAAGCTGCAAAGGGCTCCA AATAAAAGTCAGAAACTTTTTAGTAATGTTGCACAAGAGAAAGCTTTGAAGGTGCAGCGTTATATGGACTCCAGACCCTTCGTTCGACAG GGGGCTTTAGCTAAAAAAAGGTCAAATTTTCAGGGGAACCAATTTCCTTTAACAACAGAGGTTGCTCGTAAAGCTGCATTTGCTCCCTTTCGCAGTAGGCCTTTTGATCGCAATGTGGTGGCTAATTCAGAAAAAGCAAG GAATCGAGCGCTAATGGTTCAGAGGAGGGCTGCAAATGGAGGATTTGCTGCAAAG TCAAcacaacagcagcagcagcagcatcgagagcaacagcagcagcagcaaggGGATGGTGGTGGTAAGCCAAGGCCTCGAACACTGGATTTGCGGTTTGCCAACATGAAGGAGGAGAGGATGAGAGTCTTGTCAAGGCGGAATAATGCTGTACAACACAATGGCAATGGCGGTCGTCCAAGGGTGCCATGGGCAAGAGGCCGATTTGGCTACTAA